The Solanum lycopersicum chromosome 8, SLM_r2.1 DNA segment gccatttagtgtgtttcacactcttacttaacctttCTAGTGTTTCaacatttcattgttcattttatcatttcattattcatttcttcatataccaatgcacttggatatttagtgtatcttacactcatacttaaccaTTCTGgagtttcatcattttattacatacatcttaggttcactttttTTAACTGTATGcaagacttatgggtctatacaaaCAAGccatgagacttcattcatagtttgttaagtgactcatatattcTAAGATTATGTGTTACAAGACTAATGCATCTTTTGTGTATGCCACGATCTAAATTTCGATCTATGTTGGTGGCATTATtattgaacatttaattcaagTATGATTTATTTGTCAAGACAAATTTTTTCCACGAAAACCAATCTTCGAACCCCTATGATaatacttacatttttccttgacTATTTTTTTAGTCGTCttgacattgggaccctagatcgagaCCAAACATCAATAttctatcttaatttttttccttggGTTCTCCTCTTATTTAACCGAAATGTTGTGGGAtaaaacccccacaacccctttacatttttcatttaaattttttattgtccAATTCACCTAGAagaagaggttgtgggatcgaaccacCATagcctctttttattttagccTTCATTTCGCTGGaattgggaggttgtgggtttgaacccccGTAACAtccttaatttattattatttaacattTGCCTTTGTTATGCATAGGCAGTGAGATTGTGGAATCGAGCCcccataacttcaatttattttcttatttaattcaCCCATTCTCCTTTCCTGCcttgaggttgtgggttcgattcccacacctcatatttcttttcttttaatttcagtTCCGTTCATTTGCTACCTAGAGGTCGTGgattcgattcccacgcctcccgTTTTATTTATCTAAATTGTTGCTCTCTTCTTACTCACCTACACACCCCATTTGGAATCCCCCAACCACTTTTtccatttccttttttttctactTGCAAAATTAAGGTATTATATAGatgaggtcacaggttcgaaCCCTGGTGTCCTAACCcctttaaaaacaattaaatttccagatttccctCCTACACTTAAGCCTAAACGAAGATTGTACTTGTTGCTGGAAATTTAGTAGCTTATATTCACCAATATTTTCACTTGAAAAATTAGAAATGTTCATGGATCATTTAATACCTTTTTGGGGTGTATTTCATGCATTCGTTTACACATTCTCAGGTGTAGATTCGTTGTTGTTTTAGCTGCACTTTCCACTTAAAATCAGACACATACACCTCATATGAACATTACGAATTATACACTTTATGTACGTTAATTTCAGCCATCAAACTAACCACTTTAAGACTTCAAAACGGATAGCAACAAGaaaaaacatttacatattGCACCACATCGTTCATGGTTGACATTGTTGAACATGCTTGTTAATTTTTATAcacaatataaaaaagaaaatcatatttctCACTTAACTAGCAGCAatcataccaacaacatgatttctaacctaattttgattgaaatcaAAAGGAGAGTAGGGATAAGGAGTTCAACAATCAAGgggacaaccctagtttcatacGTTGACCTTTGTATAAAGAAATTCCCCTTGGAGAAAGCATTCCGAGAAAGAAAACTCATACATGTTTTTGGTGTTGTCGAACACTCCAGTCGCTGTCCAGAATCACTCAATAAAACACACACCCAAGCCAAGTTTCTAACAGAGTTTTTGATAGAAGGACTCCTCTCTTTGCCTAACGTTTTTGGTTATGTTTGAATAAGATTTTTAACATGAAAGTTCTTGAAGTGTTAAGAAAGCTTAGTTGCTGataatttcttgtatttttctaACAGAGAGAACGTGAATGTGTGGAGAAAACGTGAGAGAGATGAGCATGAGAGAGAGTTAAAAGAGGTGAAGTAGTTTAGACTTAGTTAACTAGAAGACTTattcataaaaacatatttaatgaataaattataattaataataaaaatctgtttttcctttttaaatcagcccttaattaataatttattaaattaattcacaaataaaaaaattacgttaaatcattgctcccacctaggttcgtACCTGGGTAGAGCAAGACTTAACTTCAAGAGCTCCACTTCGTCTCTCTCTACCGAATTTttccctccaccttattaaataaacaagtaattgtatatttaggataattacgataccacccttagcctggaaaatgaccattttacctctagaccctccaaacctatgatttcctctttttatgtCTGGTAAAaactccttcgagtaaatcatcgtattcgagagccctacatagTTTGACCCAACCTCTtcaagctcaactaactccccaagttagccGGCTTGGCTGTAGTAAGGCCTCTAAcgtgcatcaatccgtgtgaaccctggtctaatcataggcattcttaaCACATTAAgaatttcttatcttattcatttttagggttgttacattatcccccctttaggaacattcatctTCGAATGACACTACAACTATCTAGCATAATGTTAGTCCGATCATAACATAATTACTATGACCAACCATgcaatagcaacaacaaatgCAGAGATAACTAAACTTAGACTTAAGggtaggaagtctaacctcaaaagcttaaaagatgagggtaacagAATCACATGTCCGCCTCAGCCTCCTacctagcaccctcaacaagatgatttctcTACAATACCTTCAGTGTtccaatctccttgttccttagCTGCTTGACCTTTGTGTCAAAGATCTTAACAGGTACCTCCTTATAGGATAAGTCTTCATCGACCCCCAAACATTCCAAAGGTAGAATCGAtgttggatcacctaggcacttctttaacatggaTATGTGAAATACAAGATAGGTAGAAGCTAGATCCGCAGGAAATGCCAACTTAAAGGTCACATACCAACACACTGTAGGATCTCGTAAGTCCCAACATACCTCGAACTCAACTTTCCTTTccttccaaatctcatcacctccTTCATAGGTTATATCTTCAGATCGACCTTGTCACCAACCTTAAATTCTAAGTGCAGTTTTctattatctgcatatgacttctgctCATTGTAAGCAGTGGTGAACATGTCCCTATTCACTCTAAGCTTCTCTAAGGCCTTATGAATGATCTCTCGACCCAAAATGGATCACActccaacctcaaaccacccaactggaTATCTACACCTCCTTCCATACAGCGTCTCAAATGGTGCaatcccaatgctggagtgatagcttTTTTTATACAAGAACTCTATCAAAGCAAAATGGTCATCCTAGCTAccctgaagtcaatcacacacgctctcaacatgtcctctaaTGTCTAAATAGTGTGCTACCTGCCCATCAGTCTAAGGATTAAAGGCAGTAATAAGTTTTACCTGCGTGCTCAAGACTTTGTGGTATGTTCCCCAGAAATGTgaagtaaactgagctcctctatctaaAATGATAGACAGAGGAATACCATGTCATCTAAAAATCTTATCTATGTAAAGTCTCGCATAGTCCTCGGCTCTGTAAGTAGAATTCATaaggataaagtgggcagacttagtcaatttGTCCACAATAACCTATATGGAGTCATGCTGTATCCTAGTTCTCGGGAGACCAACAACGAATCCATATTAATGTCCTCCCACTTCCAATTcagaacctcaataatctgaggAAGAACTTCAAGCTTAAGATGTTCTAccttaacctgctgacaattaggaTACTTTGCCACATATTCTGCAATGTCCTTATTCATGCCATCCCATTAATAAATcttcttaagatcatgatatatCTTGGTGGAACCTAGATGTATGGAGTATCTGGAACCATGGACCTCTGTAACAATCCTGGTTCACAAATCATTCACATCTTGTACACACAACCTGTCTTGATACCTAAGTATGCCATCACCTCGTAAACtgaaagactcattcatcttaaccAACACTGACTCATTCATCTCAATCAAAAAAGGATCAAGTTGGTGACCCTTCTTTACTTCAACTACCAAAAATGATatagaactaggatgaactgaaacaccctcACTAGTATAGTGAACCAATCGCACACCTAGTCTTGCTTGTCTGTGTATATCTTTTGCTAACTCCTTCTTTTCATCCTCAATGTGGGTTGTACTTCCTATGCTTTTCCTGCTCAAAGCATCGGCTACTATATTACCCTTACATGTATGGTAGTGAACATTCATATCATATTCCTTCAAAAACTCCAACTATCTCCACTaacgtagattcaactccctctgtatgaacacgtactggagactcttgtggtctgtgaacacTTCCACATGCAGTccacaagtaatgcctccagaTCTTTAGTGCGAAAACCATAGCTGCTaactccaggtcatgagtgggataattcttctcattaaATTTTTGATGTTTGGATTCATAAGCTATCTCCTTAGAACTccgcataagaacacaacccaaactaaccctagatgcatcacaataaaaaatgtaattctAACCACACTTAGGCACTGTAAGcaccggggctgaagtgagtctgtccttgagctcctggaaaaTCTTCTCACAAGCCTCCGTATATTTAAACTTGGCCTTCTTCATAGTCAGAGGAGTTAGTGGGACAGTAATGGAATAAAAGCCCTCTACGAACCTGCGGTAGTAACCCACCAATCCCAAGAAGCTACAGCTATctgtgggagtaagaggttttggccACTTCTTAATTGCCTCAGCCTTTTTGGGGTCCACCTCTACACCTTGATAAGACAAAACATGATCCGGGAAGGTCAATAATCTAAGCCAAAATTTATACTTGCTGTATTTGTTGtacaactgatgttgtctaagtacctgcaaggttagtctcaaatgttatTCATGCTATTCCTTAGTCCTAGCGTAGATGAGAATGTAATTTAAGAATACTATGAAGAAaaagtcaaggtattcacggaagaaCGTGTTCATGAAATTCATAAATGCAGTAGGTGTATTCGTGAGACGaaatgacataaccaagaactcatGATGACAATAATGGACGTGAAAGACTTTCTTTGGGACATGTCCATCCCTAACACTAAGATGAtgataccctgaacgaagataAATCTTAAAGAAGAAATTAGACCCTTGGAGGTGATAAAACAAATTACCTATTCTAgtaagtggatac contains these protein-coding regions:
- the LOC138337937 gene encoding uncharacterized protein: MVRDFLHNRGQAGGNAQPRTNSKGVAASEPPKMKKFYSLKGRQEQVKSAYVVTCMLQVFSTSAFALIDPGYMLSFVTPLLALTFEIFPEDLHDPIMVLRQHQLYNKYSKYKFWLRLLTFPDHVLSYQGVEVDPKKAEAIKKWPKPLTPTDSCSFLGLVGYYRRVSLGCVLMRSSKEIAYESKHQKFNEKNYPTHDLELAAMVFALKIWRHYLWTACGSVHRPQESPVRVHTEGVESTKSIGSTTHIEDEKKELAKDIHRQARLGVRLVHYTSEGVSVHPSSISFLVVEVKKGHQLDPFLIEMNESVLVKMNESFSLRGDGILRYQDRLCVQDVNDL